In Terriglobales bacterium, the genomic window GGCGGCCGCTGGCGTCGGTCTTGAGCAGGTCGTTCCAGTGAAGGTCGTCCTTCACCTGGGCCACCACGTCGTTGCGAGTGGCCGCAGGTCGAAGTGCGCCAATCTCGCCCGCGCGCTGTTCCGCCGGGGTCGCAGCCTGGGGAGCGCACCATGCGGGAAGCGGAGAAAGGGCCAGACACAGCAGAAGACACAGAAGCTTTCTTATGCGCACCCAGCGAGCCGCGTCGCACATAAGCGCCTCCTCCAGGTGGAGGACGAGAACAGCCGCTAGTCAACCGGACCCGGCGGAGGCCGCACCAAGGGGCACAGTCTAGTCAGCGGAGAGGGCCAAGTCAACTCCTCGGCGGGGATAGCTATACGAGCGGGAAAATCCAGCCACCGGGGGCGGGCACGTACACGGCGCGGTGCGCGCGGGGCGTGCGGGATCGGCGTGCGCGTGCGGCGGGCGGGCGGGACTCCGCTGCTGCGGCAGTCTAACCGCCATTTCAATTTCAGTGAGACCACGCCCAGTAAGAAACCCGCCTACTCGTTTATCTTTAGTGAAATGGATTCTTGTTTTTCCTATAGATGGACGGAACGCTTGACAAGCCGCCGCTATGTGCGCCACTTCTTGGCGTGACACCGGACCTGCGTGTGCAGGAAGTCATTATGTTAGGTGCTCTTCTGTCCTGAGCTGCCTTTGCAAGTCTTTTCGTGCTCGCGCAGTTCAGCTTCAGACTTGAACGATTTGCTGCACACTTTACACTTGTACTGACTGGTCTGTTGGTCCATGACTGCTCCTCTTGAGCCAGATTGAGCCAGAGTTTTAATTTTAAAACCCCAGGTCTTTGAAAAGTCTGACAGTGACAGGTCGAGGCTTGAGCGGTCTGTTCAAAAAAGAACACATTTTGACCCCAGAGGAGTTTGCAAGCAGTGCTATGCTCGCAACCCCAAACTTTGAGAATGTCACCTTAGCTGGGTATGCACCCTGCGAGGACTGAGTGCCCCACCGTCAGTTTCCGGGCGGCGCACTATTCGCGCTCCATATTTTTGCCATCGACGACGTCGATGATCTTGCCGTCATTCATGTGTGCGATGCGATCCGCAAACTCGAAAATCCGTGGATCGTGGGTGACCACAATGAGTGCCCGGCCGGGGCTTTTCGCTACGCCTCGAAGAATCTTCATCACGCTGCGCCCGGTCTCATGATCCAGGTTGCTTGTCGGTTCGTCACATACAATCAGCTTCGGGTCGTGCACCAACGCACGCGCGATTGCCACGCGTTGCTGCTGGCCACCGCTGAGCTGCGCCGGTAGCGCACTCAGGCGCGTGCCGAGATCTACTTCGACTAGAGTTTCGCTTGCTCGGGTTTCCGCGTTCTTCCGGGATAGGCCGTTGATCAGCAGCGGTACGGATACATTCTCAACCGCGTTGAGCGCCGGCAGCAGGTTGAAAAACTGAAACACGAAGCCGATCGACACGCCGCGAAAGCGTGTACGCTCCTTCTGGTTCATGCTCTTCAAGGTCACGGTGGATGGCACCGGTTCCGACGACAAGCCGGCACACAGATCGGGGCGCGGGGCAGGATCCACCACCGCCGCGTGGGGACCGGCGCCCGAACAAGAGGGTGTTTCGCGGTTTCCAGCGGTTCCCGTATCGTGGTTCTTGCGGTTCCCGTATCAAGGAGGCCTGAAGAATGCTTGCAAGCAACCAAGAACGACACCGCACAGGACGCATCGGCTGGATCCGCGCGGCGGTGCTAGGCGCGAACGACGGCATCCTTTCAACCTCGAGTCTGGTGCTCGGGGTCGCAGCCGCGCATGCGACTCACAGCAACGTATTGGTCGCTGGTGTGGCCGGCCTGGTGGCTGGGGCGATGTCGATGGCGGCCGGGGAGTACGTGTCGGTCCACTCCCAGGCTGACACCGAACAGGCCGAACTCAAGCTGGAGCGCGCGGAACTCAAAGCAGACTACAAGGGCGAGCGCAAGGAACTGACGGCGATCTACGTCGCTCGCGGGCTCGATCCTGCGCTCGCCAAGCAGGTCTCTGAGCAGCTGATGGCCCATGACGCGCTCGGCGCGCATGCCCGCGACGAACTCGGCATCTCGGAAACTTTCCGTGCGCGTCCGATTCAGGCGGCGTTGGCGTCGGCGGCCAGCTTCGCCGTGGGCGCCGCCCTGCCTATCCTGGTCACGGCCATGGCCCCGGCCGTGGGTTTGATCCCTCTGGTCTCTGGAACTTCCCTGGTGTTCCTAGCGCTTCTCGGTGCGCTGGCTGCGCGCGTGGGGGGCGCAGGGGTGGCCATGGGCGCGATCCGCGTCACCTTCTGGGGCGCGCTGGCCATGGCACTGACCGCAGGCGTTGGGGCGCTGTTCGGGACCGTTGTGTGAGCGGGATCAACGATTCGGCTTACGCGCCGTGTTCGTCCTCGTTCAAGTACTCTTCCGGGACGTCGTCTGCAGGCACCTCGTGCGTCGTTACCTCAGACACGTCCGGGTCCTTGGCGTTCTCCACCCCGTATACGGCAGCGGCTTCGAACGCGTTTCCTTCCTCGAGTAATTCTTCCACACTCTCAGAATCCGCATCTGCTACATCCGAGATTTGCTGAAGGTCGCCAGACTGCCCGGCCGAATCCGATCCAAGTTCATCGTCGTGGGGCTTGCTCGTCGCCGACATGATTTTCACTCCGGGAACTGAAATGGGGCCTCCGAATGAACCTCTTGCGGACACCCGACCGGAACTATGACAGAGCGCCAGCAGGCAAGCTGTTGCCTATTGCACAGGCGTCGAACCGCACCCGCCCGCGCCCAGTCGCGTCTCTCGGGTTCGCGCTGAATCTCCTTCGTGCGCTTCCATGGAGTGATGTACTCTGAACCCGCGCCCCGCCCCGGGAGGCGTGGCGGGACCCATGGCGAATGACGCGCACAAGAAGCGGCTGATCTTCCTGGCGATCCTGATCGCCGTACTGCTGTTTCTGGCGCTAGACATGGTCCAGCCGTTCCTGCGGCCCCTGATTTTGGCGTCGGTGATCGCCCTGGGGTGCTACCCGCTGCACGCCTGGCTGCAGAGGCGCATTCGCTGGCGGGATTGGGCGGCGCTCATCTCCACCCTGATCGTGTTCCTGGGAGTGGCGGTGCCCGCCTTCGTGCTTACCTACCTGATCGGCGGCGAGCTTTCGCACATCGCCACGCACATCTCCGACCAGAGCACGCGCGAAGGCGGGTTCATGGCCTACGTGCAGCACGGGGAGGATCGCTTCGTAGTCTGGGCGTCGGAATACGTGGACGTGGAGCAGTTCCACATCCGCCAGCGGGTGAACGCGCTGCCGGAGCGGGCCAGCGAGTTCCTGCTCGGCATGGGCTCGTCCATCGCCGGAGGCGCGATCAACGGCATCACCGACGGGATCCTGACCCTGGTTTTCCTCTTCTTCTTCTTTCGCGACGGAGCCAAGTGGCTGGATGGACTGGCGGAGGTTTTGCCGCTGCGGCGGGAAAGCGTCGAGCGCGTGTACCGCGCCGTCCACTCCAGCGTGGTGGCCACGCTCTATGGGCTGGTGGGCGTGGCGCTGGCCCAGGGCCTGCTGACCGGAGTGGGCCTGTACTTCGCGGGCATCGACAATTTCCTGATGCTGGGCATGCTGGCCGCCGTCTGCTCGGTGATCCCGGTGGTGGGCACGTCGCTGGTGTGGGGCCCGGCGGCGGTCTATCTGCTGGTGACCGACCACACCGGCAAGGCCATCTTCCTGCTCATCTGGGGCGTCGCCGTGGTCAGCATGGCCGATCACATCATCCGGCCGCTGGTGCTGCGGGGACGGATGCAACTGCACATCATGTGGCTGCTCTTCGCCATCCTGGGCGGACTGCTGACCTTTGGCTTCGTGGGGTTGTTCCTGGGCCCTGTCATCTTCTCCTTGCTGGCCACCCTGCTCGCCATCCTTCGGGAGGAGATGGCCGAGGAGCCGGCGGGAATCCCGAGGGCCGGTTAGCCGCCTAAGTGGACTCGGACGAAGTGGTCCGCGGGCTGGGCACTCCGTACTCTGTGTTGTAGTAAAGCCGGATGGGACCGCAGGTTCCCTGCTCCTCGGAATAGACGTCGCAGGTGTCGAAGGGCCGGGAGTACACGTGCAGGCTGACGGCGCGAGCATTGAACTCCGCCGGGTTGTAGACGCGGTGCACCGGCTCCCTGGGGTCGACCGCCATGGGATTGGCGGCATTCATCTCCACACTGTCGGTTCGCTCCAGCCGGCACTTCCCTGCCTTCAGGTCCTGAAACAGCACGCGGTAGTTCTGCACCATCAGGCGGCCGATGGGGACGGCCATCCAGCAATTCTGCTCCCGGTGGTTGTGGGTGGAGCTGCCCTGGCCCACCTCCCAGCAGATGGCGATGAGTTCGTAGAGTGGCGTCTTGTCGATCAAGTTGCGGGTGTAGTGCTGGCGGTCCCAGGTGAGATACGACGCAAGGCTCTCGGGCTGGACCGGGGCGGAGCGCAGAAAGCCCTGGATGGCCTCCAGCCGGGAAAAGTCGGACTCGGGGAACTGGCGAAGCTGGGCAACGAAGTCCTGGATAGGTACAGTGTGGGCGGGCACCGGGGTCCTCCTTCTTGCGCGTGGGAATTATAGTAAAAATCGAGGAAAGCCGAGTCGCTCTATTTGGCCGCATGGGACGGCTCGGGGCCGGAGTATTTCCCGGTGAGGCTGTACCAGCGGATGCGCAGCATCTCGGAGAAGATGCGCAGGCCGTCGCGCAGCGGGCGGATCTTGCTGCGCGGATCGTCCGCCCACTCCACCGCGACCTCCTCGACCTTCAGGCCGAGCTTGCCGGCAAGGAAGAGGAGTTCCGGGTCGAAGCCCCAGCGCTCGATGCGCTGG contains:
- a CDS encoding cysteine dioxygenase family protein — its product is MPAHTVPIQDFVAQLRQFPESDFSRLEAIQGFLRSAPVQPESLASYLTWDRQHYTRNLIDKTPLYELIAICWEVGQGSSTHNHREQNCWMAVPIGRLMVQNYRVLFQDLKAGKCRLERTDSVEMNAANPMAVDPREPVHRVYNPAEFNARAVSLHVYSRPFDTCDVYSEEQGTCGPIRLYYNTEYGVPSPRTTSSEST
- a CDS encoding AI-2E family transporter, which gives rise to MANDAHKKRLIFLAILIAVLLFLALDMVQPFLRPLILASVIALGCYPLHAWLQRRIRWRDWAALISTLIVFLGVAVPAFVLTYLIGGELSHIATHISDQSTREGGFMAYVQHGEDRFVVWASEYVDVEQFHIRQRVNALPERASEFLLGMGSSIAGGAINGITDGILTLVFLFFFFRDGAKWLDGLAEVLPLRRESVERVYRAVHSSVVATLYGLVGVALAQGLLTGVGLYFAGIDNFLMLGMLAAVCSVIPVVGTSLVWGPAAVYLLVTDHTGKAIFLLIWGVAVVSMADHIIRPLVLRGRMQLHIMWLLFAILGGLLTFGFVGLFLGPVIFSLLATLLAILREEMAEEPAGIPRAG
- a CDS encoding ATP-binding cassette domain-containing protein — translated: MNQKERTRFRGVSIGFVFQFFNLLPALNAVENVSVPLLINGLSRKNAETRASETLVEVDLGTRLSALPAQLSGGQQQRVAIARALVHDPKLIVCDEPTSNLDHETGRSVMKILRGVAKSPGRALIVVTHDPRIFEFADRIAHMNDGKIIDVVDGKNMERE
- a CDS encoding VIT family protein — encoded protein: MLASNQERHRTGRIGWIRAAVLGANDGILSTSSLVLGVAAAHATHSNVLVAGVAGLVAGAMSMAAGEYVSVHSQADTEQAELKLERAELKADYKGERKELTAIYVARGLDPALAKQVSEQLMAHDALGAHARDELGISETFRARPIQAALASAASFAVGAALPILVTAMAPAVGLIPLVSGTSLVFLALLGALAARVGGAGVAMGAIRVTFWGALAMALTAGVGALFGTVV